The following is a genomic window from Pseudomonas sp. FP2335.
CTGGCTTGCCTGCGATGACGGCGGCACATTCAGCATCAATGTGTCTGAACGGCCGCTATCGCAGGCAAGCCAGCTTCCACAATGGATTGCATTCCAATAGAGAGATGGGCGTCAAACCACCGCGTTGTAGAACTGCTCGCTGCTTTTTTGCTCAACCAGTGCCTGTTCGATCGCCGCCTGATGCACTTCATCGGCGTGCTCTTCGCGGGCTTCGGGCAAGATCCCCAGGCGCGCGAACAGTTGCATGTCCTTATCCGCCTGCGGGTTGGCAGTGGTCAGCAATTTGTCGCCGTAGAAGATCGAGTTGGCACCGGCAAAAAACGCCAGGGCCTGCATCTGCTCGTTCATCGCTTCGCGGCCGGCCGACAGGCGCACGTGGGACTGCGGCATCAGGATGCGCGCCACGGCCAGCATGCGGATGAAGTCGAATGGGTCGATGTCCTCGGCATTCTCCAGCGGCGTACCGGCCACCTTCACCAGCATGTTGATCGGCACCGACTCCGGATGCTCCGGCAGGTTGGCCAGCTGGATCAGCAGGTTGGCGCGGTCATCCAGCGACTCGCCCATGCCAAGGATACCGCCAGAGCAGATCTTCATCCCCGACTCACGCACATAGGCCAGGGTTTGCAGGCGCTCGCTGTAGGTGCGGGTGGTGATGATCGAACCGTAGAACTCCGGCGACGTATCCAGGTTGTGGTTGTAGTAATCGAGACCGGCCTGGGCCAGGGCTGCGGTCTGGTCCTGGTCGAGGCGGCCGAGGGTCATGCAGGTTTCCAGGCCCATGGCCTTCACGCCTTTGACCATCTGCAGCACGTAGGGCATGTCTTTGGCCGACGGGTGCTTCCACGCGGCGCCCATGCAGAAGCGGGTCGAACCGATGGCCTTGGCGCGGGCGGCCTCTTCGAGGACCTTCTGCACTTCCATCAGCTTTTCTTTTTCCAGGCCGGTGTTGTAGTGGCCCGACTGCGGACAATATTTGCAATCTTCCGGGCAAGCACCGGTCTTGATCGACAGCAAGGTCGACACCTGCACACGGTTCGCGTCGAAATGCGCGCGATGCACGGTCTGCGCCTGGAACAACAGGTCATTGAACGGCTGCACGAACAGCGCTTTGACTTCGGCGAGGGACCAATCGTGACGCAAGGTGGCGGTGGTGCTGGCGCTCATGGGCGATTCCTTGATTATGCTTGGGCAAGCGCTGTGGGAAGGGCAATACCCACAGACACGACACGGATGCTCGGCATATTTAAGGAAGATTCATGCACTGTCAACCTGACTACAAACACCAGGTTTACATCTGGTTAAAAAACGAACACACCTGTTTGATCTGCGATGAAGCGACGGAATCCGCCCATTGTGTGTGCAACGTCTGCGAAACCGAGCTGCCCTGGCTGTTGGAGCAGTGCGAGATTTGCGCCGTGCCCCTGCCGATGGACGGCCTGGTTTGCGCACAATGTTTCAAACAGCCACCGGCGTTTAAACATGTGATCGCGCCCTGGACCTTCAGCTTTCCGGTCGACAGCCTGATCAGCCGCTTCAAGCACCAGGCACGCTGGCCGCTCGGCCACCTGCTCGCGCGCTTGCTCGCCCAGCACCTGCAACACCGCTTCGACAACGCCGAACTCCCGCGCCCCGACTGCCTGCTGCCGGTGCCCATGGCGCGCAAACGCCAGCGTGAACGCGGCTTTAACCAGGCACTGATGCTGGCGCGGTGGCTGAGCCACGACCTCGACATCGCACTGGATGAACATGTGCTGCTGCGGCCCCAGGAAACCGTCGCGCAGCAAGCCCTTGACGCCAAACAGCGCAAACGCAACTTGCTCAAGGCCTTCGCCGTGGCCGCCAATGCCGAGGTGACGGGTCGCCACTTCGCCCTGGTCGACGACGTACTCACCACCGGCGCCACCGCCCACAGCCTTGCGCGCCTGTTGATCAACGCCGGTGCGCGGCAAGTCGATGTGTATTGCCTGGCCCGCACGCCCAAACCGGGGGCCTGACTTGACGCAAGCGCGCCTTGCCCGCAACGTTCTGTTTATCTCATCCAAGCGTATCGCCATGTCTCTGCCAGCCTCCCTCAGCCAACACATCATCCGCCGCCCCCAGCGCATTGCCTTGCTGGGACATATCGCCGAACAGGGTTCGATTACCCGCGCAGCGAAAAGCGCCGGTTTGAGCTACAAAGCCGCCTGGGACGCCATCGACGAACTGAACAACCTCGCGCAAAAACCGCTGGTGGAGCGCAGCGTCGGCGGCAAGGGCGGCGGCGGGGCCAGGCTGACGGCAGAGGGCGAGCGGGTCCTGCGCCTCTACCAGCGCCTGCAAGTGCTGCAAGCCGAACTGCTCGGTTCGGATGAAGCCGCCAGTGACTTCAACCTGCTTGGCCGCTTGATGCTGCGCACCAGCGCGCGCAACCAGTTGCACGGCCAGGTCATGGCGATTGAGAGCCATGGCCGCAACGACCTGATCCGCCTGCAACTCGCTGGTGGCCTGACGCTGCAAGCGCAGATCACCCACGACAGCACGCAACGGCTGGAACTGGAAAGCGGCGTGGAAGTGGTCGCGCTGATCAAGGCCGGCTGGCTGGAATTGCTGGGGCCCGGGTCCTCTGCAACACCTGGACACAATTGCATGAGCGGCAGGATCGAGGCGATTCTCGACGCTGAAGACGGCCCCAGCGAAGTGCGTATCACCCTGCCCAACGGCCAGGTTTTATGCGCCCTGGCGCCGCCCGGCAAGCTCATGGCCCTGGGCGCCGCCGAAGGCCAGACGATCCGTGTGCAATTCGCCCCGAGCAATGTGCTGCTGGGCACACCGGTATAGGCGACGGCCATCCTCAAACTGCAACAATTTCGTCACGCGCGCTCCTTAAGGTGTCTGCAAAAACCGCAGGGAGCCTGACGATGAGCCTATTAGAAGAAAACCAAGCCACCGACCTCGAACAGATGGTCGGCCTCACCCGCCGCCGCTTTATCGGCGCCGGTGCCCTGTGCGGTGCCGCGATGTTCCTCGGTGGCAACCTGTTGAGCCGCAGCGCGATGGCCGTCAACGCCGCAAGCGCCAGCCCGTTGCTGGGTTTCACCAGCATCGCCGCCGCCACCAGCGACGCCATTACCTTGCCGCCGGGCTATAGCGCCTCGGTGCTGATCAGTTGGGGCCAGCCGCTGAGCAAGAGCGCACCGGCGTTCAACCCGTCCGGCAACGGCACGGCCCTGGCCCAGGAGCAGCAGTTCGGCGACCACAACGACGGCATGAGCCTGTTCGCCTTCCCCGGCGACGACAACCGTGCGCTCATGGCGATCAACAACGAATACACCAACTACCGCTACCTCTTCGCCCACGGCGGTGCGCCGCAATCGGCCGAGGACGTGCGCAAGGCCCAGGCCAGCGAAGGCGTGTCGGTGATCGAAGTGCGGCGCCAGGGCGATACCTGGCAGTTCGTGCAGGACTCGCGCTACAACCGGCGCATCCACGGCAACTCGCCGATCCGCCTGAGCGGCCCCGCCGCCGGCCACGCCTGGCTGAAAACCGGCGCCGACAAGAGCGGCACAAAGGCCCTTGGCACGTTCCAGAACTGCGCCAACGGCAAAACGCCATGGGGTACTTATCTGACCTGTGAAGAGAACTTCACCGACTGCTTCGGCAGCACCAACCCACAACAAACCTTCGATGCCGGGCAAAAGCGCTATGGCGCCGTGGCCGCCAGCAAAGACATCAACTGGCACCAGCACGACCCGCGCTTTGACCTCGCCAAGAACCCCAACGAACTCAATCGCCACGGCTGGGTAGTGGAAATCGACCCGTTCGATCCCAAGTCCACCCCGGTCAAGCGCACTGCCCTTGGCCGCTTCAAGCACGAAAACGCCGCGCTGGCCGAAACCCGCGACGGCCGCGCCGTGGTGTACATGGGCGACGACGAGCGTGGCGAGTTCATCTACAAATTCGTCAGCCGCGACAAGATCAACCACAAGAACCCCAAGGCCAACAAAGACCTGCTCGACCACGGCACCTTGTACGTGGCGATTTTCGACGCCGGCGACGGCAACGCCGACCATCCCAAGGGCAAAGGCCAATGGGTCGAGCTGACTTTCGGCAAGAACGGCATCGACGCCAGCACAGGTTTCACCAGCCAGGCCGAGGTGCTGATCCACGCACGCCTCGCCGCCAGCGTGGTGAAAGCCACACGCATGGACCGCCCGGAATGGATCGTGGTCAGCCCCACCGATGGCCAGGTGTATTGCACCCTGACCAACAACGCCAAGCGCGGCGAAGACGGCCAGCCGGTGGGCGGGCCCAACCCGCGCGAGAAAAACGTCTACGGCCAGATCCTGCGCTGGAAGGCCGACGCCGATAACCACGGCGCCGCCACGTTCAGCTGGGACTTGTTTGTGGTGGCCGGCAACCCGGGTGTACACGCCGGCACACCTAAGGGCGGCTCGTCCAATATCAACCCGCAGAACATGTTCAACAGTCCTGATGGCTTGGGTTTCGACAAGGCTGGGCGCCTGTGGATTCTTACCGACGGCGACTACAGCAACACGGGCGACTTCGCGGGCATGGGCAATAACCAGATGCTGTGTGCCGACCCGGCCACTGGGGAAATCCGCCGCTTCATGGTAGGACCGGTGGCATGTGAGGTGACAGGCATCAGCTTCTCGCCGGATCAGAAGACACTGTTTGTGGGGATTCAACATCCGGGGGAAACCGGGGGCTCGACCTGGCCGGAGCATTTGCCGAACGGTAAACCACGCTCGTCGGTGATGGCGATTCGGCGGGATGATGGTGGCATCGTCGGCGCCTGATAAACCCTCTTCGCGAGCAAGCCCGCTCCCACAGTTGACCGAGTTCCAACATGAGAATGCGGTCGAATGTGGGAGCGGGCTTGCCCGCGAAGGCGTCCGCACAGTCACCACCTATCACTGTTACCATACCCGGCCGGACGCGGCGCCCTGCTGCGCGCAGGAGTTCGCATGGCCCATCCGTTTGAAACACTCACCCCTGATCTGGTCCTCGACGCCGTTGAAAGCATCGGTTTCCTCAGCGATGCCCGCGTACTGGCGCTCAACAGCTACGAAAACCGCGTGTATCAAGTCGGCATCGAAGATTCCGAGCCGCTGATCGCCAAGTTCTACCGCCCGCAGCGCTGGACCAACGAAGCGATCCTCGAAGAACACCGCTTCACCTTCGAACTGGCCGAGTGTGACGTGCCAGTGGTTGCACCCCTTATCCACAACGGCGAAAGCCTGTTCGAACACGAAGGTTTCCGCTTCACCCTGTTTCCCCGCCGTGGCGGCCGTGCGCCGGAGCCGGGCAACCTCGACCAACTGTATCGTCTAGGGCAACTGCTGGGCCGTTTGCATGCGGTGGGTTCCACCCGCCCGTTCGAACACCGTGAAGCCTTGGGTGTGAAGAACTTCGGCCACGACTCCCTCAACACCCTGCTCGAAGGCAACTTCATCCCCAAGAGCCTGCTGCCGGCCTACGAGTCCGTGGCCCGCGACCTGCTCAAGCGCGTGGAAGAGGTGTACAAGGCCACGCCGCACAAAAACATCCGTATGCACGGCGATTGCCACCCCGGCAACATGATGTGCCGTGACGAGATGTTCCACATCGTCGACCTGGATGACTGCCGCATGGGCCCGGCAGTGCAGGACCTGTGGATGATGCTTGCCGGTGATCGTCAGGAATGCCTGGGACAGTTGTCGGAATTGATGGACGGCTACCAGGAATTCCACGACTTCGACCCGCGCGAACTGGCGCTGATCGAACCGCTGCGCGCCTTGCGCCTGATGCATTACAGCGCCTGGCTGGCGCGGCGCTGGGATGACCCGGCGTTTCCCCACAGCTTCCCGTGGTTTGGCACTGAGCGGTATTGGGGGGACCAGGTGTTGGCATTGCGCGAGCAACTGTCGGCGTTGAACGAAGAACCCCTGAAACTCTTCTGACCCAACCCCTCTCCTTGTGGGAGCTGGCTTGTCGGGTCCCACAGAAAAGCACCGCCCATTGCCTGGCAAATGTACTTACAATCGCGCCTTTGTTAGCTGCCTAAGCAAGGATTCTGCAATGCACGCCGCCAACCCCCGCAAGGGGTACATCCTGGGCCTGAGCGCCTATGTCATCTGGGGTCTGTTCCCGCTCTACTTCAAAGCCATCGCCAGCGTCCCGGCCGCCGAAATCATCGTGCATCGCGTGTTGTGGTCGGCGCTGTTCGGCGGCTTGCTGCTGATGGTATGGAAGCACCCCGGCTGGTTCCGTGAACTGCGTGACAACCCCAAGCGCCTGGCGATCCTGGCCCTCAGCGGTTCGTTGATTGCGGGTAACTGGCTGACCTATGTGTGGTCGGTGAACAGCGGGCGCATGCTGGAAGCGAGCCTCGGTTACTACATCAACCCGCTGGTGAATGTGTTGCTGGGCATGCTGATCCTCGGCGAACGCCTGCGGCGCTTGCAGTGGGCGGCGGTCGGGCTGGCGGCAGTGGGTGTGGCACAGCAGGTGTGGCAGGTGGGCAGTTTGCCTTGGGTGTCGCTGGTGTTGGCGCTGACCTTCGGGTTCTACGGTTTGATCCGCAAACAGGCGCCGGTCAAGGCACTGCCGGGGCTGGTGGTGGAAACCTGGATGCTGGTGCCGATTGCCGTGGCGTGGTTGCTGTTCAACCCGACCGCCCACAGTGCACAGTTGGCGTTCTGGAGCACGTCCGAAGCCTGGTGGCTGGTGGCCGCTGGCCCGGTAACGCTGATCCCGCTGGTGTGTTTCAACGCCGCCGCACGGCACCTGCCCTACACAGCCCTGGGCTTTTTGCAGTACGTCGCGCCGACCCTGGTGCTGCTGGAAGCGGTGCTGTTGTTCGGTGAACACCTGGCACCGAGCACGCTGATTGCCTTCGCGTTTATCTGGGCTGGCCTGGTGGTTTACAGCGTGGATGCGTGGCTGAGCGTGCGCAAACGCTGATCAAATAACGTACAAAACTCTGCAAGCCACAGCGGGCGTGGCTTGCAGACATCCACCCCAAGGTTATCCACAACCTGATCCCCGCCATTTGTGCACAAGCTTTTGAAATTGCTCGTTTTTTGCTCAAGCAGCGCAGAAGCCCGGCCGGCGTGGCCTGGCGCCGGGTCTCTACAGGTTATCCACAGGCCCATGCAAGATTTCCATGCATAACCCTGTGGGCAGATTATTCCTCGTGGTGCAGTTCCACCATCAAGTCGTCGGCCAGGGTTTCCAGGGAGAGCTGCAAGGTGTCCAGGGATAACGCTGCCGGCACCCGCAACAGCGCCTCGGCGGTAAACAGGGGGTCGCCGCTCATGGGCGCCGGGCGCACATCGGTGCTCAGGCTTTCCAGGTTCACCCCTTGCTTGCTCAACAGCGCGGTGATCTCACGCACGATGCCGGAACGGTCATTGCCCACTAGCGTCATCATGATGGATTTGGACGCCGCAGCTTGCCCGCTGCTGCCCTCACCCACCAGCACGCGAATGCCGTGTGTGGATAAGTCCTCCAGCGCGCCCACCAATGCCTGACGGTTTTCTGCAGGAACGCTGACCCGCAGGATCCCGGCAAACTGCCCGGCCATGTGCGCCATGCGGCTTTCCAGCCAGTTGCCGCCGTGGGCGGCGATGTTCTGTGCAATGCGTTCCACCAGGCCGGGTTTGTCGGCGGCGATGATTGTGAGTACAAGATGGTCCATGGCGATGCCCTCTGGAATTCAATCTACAAGGTGGACCCGGAAGCCCTTGATAACAAATCGTGTACCATTTTTATATTTATCTGGAACAATCCAATAGTTTTTTGAGAACATCCGGTTCTCCGCTGTGACCGTACGACCAAAGTGGGTCGCTAAACGACGTATTTAGTCTAATTTTCACAACCGCAAGTCATCATGTAGTATGCGCAACCTGGCACTACATAATGAAAATCTAAAAAGCGCTTAAGCTGTGCAGAGTGAGGCA
Proteins encoded in this region:
- the bioB gene encoding biotin synthase BioB: MSASTTATLRHDWSLAEVKALFVQPFNDLLFQAQTVHRAHFDANRVQVSTLLSIKTGACPEDCKYCPQSGHYNTGLEKEKLMEVQKVLEEAARAKAIGSTRFCMGAAWKHPSAKDMPYVLQMVKGVKAMGLETCMTLGRLDQDQTAALAQAGLDYYNHNLDTSPEFYGSIITTRTYSERLQTLAYVRESGMKICSGGILGMGESLDDRANLLIQLANLPEHPESVPINMLVKVAGTPLENAEDIDPFDFIRMLAVARILMPQSHVRLSAGREAMNEQMQALAFFAGANSIFYGDKLLTTANPQADKDMQLFARLGILPEAREEHADEVHQAAIEQALVEQKSSEQFYNAVV
- a CDS encoding ComF family protein — translated: MHCQPDYKHQVYIWLKNEHTCLICDEATESAHCVCNVCETELPWLLEQCEICAVPLPMDGLVCAQCFKQPPAFKHVIAPWTFSFPVDSLISRFKHQARWPLGHLLARLLAQHLQHRFDNAELPRPDCLLPVPMARKRQRERGFNQALMLARWLSHDLDIALDEHVLLRPQETVAQQALDAKQRKRNLLKAFAVAANAEVTGRHFALVDDVLTTGATAHSLARLLINAGARQVDVYCLARTPKPGA
- a CDS encoding TOBE domain-containing protein; amino-acid sequence: MSLPASLSQHIIRRPQRIALLGHIAEQGSITRAAKSAGLSYKAAWDAIDELNNLAQKPLVERSVGGKGGGGARLTAEGERVLRLYQRLQVLQAELLGSDEAASDFNLLGRLMLRTSARNQLHGQVMAIESHGRNDLIRLQLAGGLTLQAQITHDSTQRLELESGVEVVALIKAGWLELLGPGSSATPGHNCMSGRIEAILDAEDGPSEVRITLPNGQVLCALAPPGKLMALGAAEGQTIRVQFAPSNVLLGTPV
- a CDS encoding PhoX family phosphatase is translated as MSLLEENQATDLEQMVGLTRRRFIGAGALCGAAMFLGGNLLSRSAMAVNAASASPLLGFTSIAAATSDAITLPPGYSASVLISWGQPLSKSAPAFNPSGNGTALAQEQQFGDHNDGMSLFAFPGDDNRALMAINNEYTNYRYLFAHGGAPQSAEDVRKAQASEGVSVIEVRRQGDTWQFVQDSRYNRRIHGNSPIRLSGPAAGHAWLKTGADKSGTKALGTFQNCANGKTPWGTYLTCEENFTDCFGSTNPQQTFDAGQKRYGAVAASKDINWHQHDPRFDLAKNPNELNRHGWVVEIDPFDPKSTPVKRTALGRFKHENAALAETRDGRAVVYMGDDERGEFIYKFVSRDKINHKNPKANKDLLDHGTLYVAIFDAGDGNADHPKGKGQWVELTFGKNGIDASTGFTSQAEVLIHARLAASVVKATRMDRPEWIVVSPTDGQVYCTLTNNAKRGEDGQPVGGPNPREKNVYGQILRWKADADNHGAATFSWDLFVVAGNPGVHAGTPKGGSSNINPQNMFNSPDGLGFDKAGRLWILTDGDYSNTGDFAGMGNNQMLCADPATGEIRRFMVGPVACEVTGISFSPDQKTLFVGIQHPGETGGSTWPEHLPNGKPRSSVMAIRRDDGGIVGA
- a CDS encoding serine/threonine protein kinase, which translates into the protein MAHPFETLTPDLVLDAVESIGFLSDARVLALNSYENRVYQVGIEDSEPLIAKFYRPQRWTNEAILEEHRFTFELAECDVPVVAPLIHNGESLFEHEGFRFTLFPRRGGRAPEPGNLDQLYRLGQLLGRLHAVGSTRPFEHREALGVKNFGHDSLNTLLEGNFIPKSLLPAYESVARDLLKRVEEVYKATPHKNIRMHGDCHPGNMMCRDEMFHIVDLDDCRMGPAVQDLWMMLAGDRQECLGQLSELMDGYQEFHDFDPRELALIEPLRALRLMHYSAWLARRWDDPAFPHSFPWFGTERYWGDQVLALREQLSALNEEPLKLF
- the rarD gene encoding EamA family transporter RarD, with translation MHAANPRKGYILGLSAYVIWGLFPLYFKAIASVPAAEIIVHRVLWSALFGGLLLMVWKHPGWFRELRDNPKRLAILALSGSLIAGNWLTYVWSVNSGRMLEASLGYYINPLVNVLLGMLILGERLRRLQWAAVGLAAVGVAQQVWQVGSLPWVSLVLALTFGFYGLIRKQAPVKALPGLVVETWMLVPIAVAWLLFNPTAHSAQLAFWSTSEAWWLVAAGPVTLIPLVCFNAAARHLPYTALGFLQYVAPTLVLLEAVLLFGEHLAPSTLIAFAFIWAGLVVYSVDAWLSVRKR
- a CDS encoding glycine cleavage system protein R, with amino-acid sequence MDHLVLTIIAADKPGLVERIAQNIAAHGGNWLESRMAHMAGQFAGILRVSVPAENRQALVGALEDLSTHGIRVLVGEGSSGQAAASKSIMMTLVGNDRSGIVREITALLSKQGVNLESLSTDVRPAPMSGDPLFTAEALLRVPAALSLDTLQLSLETLADDLMVELHHEE